The segment TCTGGTGGTGGCACTCGTCCAGGCTTTGAAGGTGGCCAAATGCCATTATTCCAACGCCTGCCAAAACGCGGATTTACAAATATTCACCGCAAAGAATTTGCTATTGTAAACCTTGATGCGCTAAATCGTTTTGAAGACGGCACAGAAATTACACCTGAGCTATTACTTGAAGAAGGTGTCGTAAGTAAACCTAAATCCGGTATTAAAGTACTAGGCAAGGGTACTATCGAAAAGAATCTAACAGTAAAAGCTAATAAGTTCTCTGCTTCAGCAAAAGAAGCAATCGAGGCAGCGGGCGG is part of the Virgibacillus sp. NKC19-16 genome and harbors:
- the rplO gene encoding 50S ribosomal protein L15 — encoded protein: MKLHELKASEGTRKERNRVGRGMSSGNGKTSGRGHKGQKARSGGGTRPGFEGGQMPLFQRLPKRGFTNIHRKEFAIVNLDALNRFEDGTEITPELLLEEGVVSKPKSGIKVLGKGTIEKNLTVKANKFSASAKEAIEAAGGKTEVV